The genomic segment ATCGGGAGCCAGGCTCGCATTTCCGATCTACTGCGCGGCCCTGGCCAAGGCTTACGGCGAGATTGATGAACCCGAACAGGGGCTGAAATTATTGGATGAGGTTCTGAATTTCGTCGAAGAAACTTCCGAGTACCTAATGAAGGCCGAGCTTCATCGACTCAAAGGACATCTCCTGTTGCTGCAAACGCAATCGAATTCGGCGGAAGCTGAGCGATGGTTCCGAAACGCCATCGATCTAGCCCGCGATCAACAAGCCAAATCATGGGAGCTGCGTGCGACGACCAGCCTCGCGCGACTGCTGCGCGATACCGACCGCCGCGAAGAGGCGCGGGCCATGCTGTCCGAAATCTACAACTGGTTCACCGAAGGTTTCGACACCGCCGACCTGAAGGACGCCAAAGCCCTGCTCGACGCGCCGAGCAACTAGAATGCGTTGCGATAACTGTGGAGCCGAAGGGATCTCAGGCAAGAAGTTCTGCGCCGAGTGCGGAGCCTCGTTGTCGAACCGGTGTCCGAAGTGCGGTTCAGAGTGCTCTCCTAGTGCGCGGTTTTGTGCTGATTGCGGGGCGTCGCTACGAGCAGCTGCCGCGGCGGCGCCAAGGAAACCCGAGCAGCCTCAGATTCGGGTAGCCGAAGCAACCACCTCTGAAAATCTTGAGGGCGAGCGCAAGATCGTTACCTTTCTGTTCGCCGACATCACGGGGTCGACCGAACTGGAGCATGATCTCGATCCGGAAGAGCCGCGGGTGATTGTCGATCCGGCGCTGAAATTGATCCGCATGCAGGAAGAGCTGCGGCGCTATTCGACCAATTTGCTCGCGGACGGTTCGGCTCGCAGGATTGGAATCTACGCGCTTGGGCAGGTAGTGGTCTTGCTTGCGGGGATCTCAATTGACATCCTCGCACCTCCAGCGCTCTTATTGCGATTATGGTAGCGCAATCTGAAACGAGTTACGCGCGGAGCGGAGGAGTGAGCATCGCCTACCAGATTGCCGGCGAAGGACAAGTTGATTTGGTCTTCGTCCCAGGCTGGATATCCCATGTCGAGTATGCGTGGAGGAGCCGAGCCTCGCACCATTTCTCGAGCGGATGGCGAGCTTTTCGCGCCTCATCATTCTGGATCGCCGCGGCACAGGACTCTCGGACCCTGTGGAGAACCTACCGACGCTCGAGGAACGGATGGACGACGTACGCGCGGTGATGGACGCCGCGGGTTCAAAGCGAGCCTTCCTCTTCGGGGCCTCAGAGGGCGGGCCTTTGTGCGCGCTGTTCGCAGCGACCTACCCGGAGCGCGCCGCGGGCCTCATTCTGGGCAACACCTCTGCGCGGTGGACGCGGACTGAGGACTATCCGTGGGCACCGCCTCAGGAGTCAATGGAAACCCTGAGACAACAGTGCCAAAAAGAGTGGGGGACAGGCGTCAGCGCGCGGAACTGGGCCCCTAGCCGGGCGGCCGACGAGGCGTTCGTTCGATCGTGGGCGCGGTTCGAGCGACGAGCGGTGAGCCCCAGCGGGGTAGCTAAAATCCTCGCCATGGTCGCTGACACTGACGTACGGCACGTGCTGCCCTTAATCAACGTCCCCACGTTGGTGATTCAGCGAACCGGTGACTGGGGCAACCCCGTCGAGGGTGCCCGCTATATCGCACAGCACATCACCGGCGCGAGGCTGGTCGAAGTTCCTGGAATTGACCACTACATGTGGGTCGGTGATTCGGACGCGATTTTGGATGAAGTCGAGCGATTCGTTACCGGCACCCTGCACACAGTAGAGGTCGATCGCATTCTGGCCACCGTGCTCTTCGTCGACATGGTCGACTCGACCCGCCACCTGGTCAAGAAGGGCGATCGCGTCTGGCGCGAGTTTCTCGAGCG from the Candidatus Binataceae bacterium genome contains:
- a CDS encoding zinc-ribbon domain-containing protein, whose amino-acid sequence is MRCDNCGAEGISGKKFCAECGASLSNRCPKCGSECSPSARFCADCGASLRAAAAAAPRKPEQPQIRVAEATTSENLEGERKIVTFLFADITGSTELEHDLDPEEPRVIVDPALKLIRMQEELRRYSTNLLADGSARRIGIYALGQVVVLLAGISIDILAPPALLLRLW
- a CDS encoding adenylate/guanylate cyclase domain-containing protein, coding for MEEPSLAPFLERMASFSRLIILDRRGTGLSDPVENLPTLEERMDDVRAVMDAAGSKRAFLFGASEGGPLCALFAATYPERAAGLILGNTSARWTRTEDYPWAPPQESMETLRQQCQKEWGTGVSARNWAPSRAADEAFVRSWARFERRAVSPSGVAKILAMVADTDVRHVLPLINVPTLVIQRTGDWGNPVEGARYIAQHITGARLVEVPGIDHYMWVGDSDAILDEVERFVTGTLHTVEVDRILATVLFVDMVDSTRHLVKKGDRVWREFLERFFGVLRGEINRFRGREIDTSGDGILATFDGPARAIRCACAMNTGVRSLGIEIRAGLHSGECELAGDSVRGIAVHIGARVAATAGPSEILVSSTVKDLVAGSGIRFTDRGAHALKGVPGEWRLFAASA